A section of the Chryseobacterium ginsenosidimutans genome encodes:
- a CDS encoding SDR family NAD(P)-dependent oxidoreductase, which translates to MEIKNQYALITGATNGIGYELAKLFAENGYHLVIVSRNQEQLLNRVNEFKKYGVKIVAMSKNLFKKDDVFSLYAELKLSGISPEILVNDAGQGAYGKFQDTDIYRELDIVNLNINSVLILTKLFLKDRLEKGSGKILNLASIASKAPGPWHSVYHGTKAFILSWSEAIREELKDTGITVTALLPGPTDTDFFNKANMNRSKLLEDRDNLSNPEEVARDGYEALMNGEDKVISGLKNKLTVAMSNLATDSMAAYRMAEMQEPVENK; encoded by the coding sequence ATGGAAATCAAAAATCAATATGCGCTCATCACAGGTGCCACAAATGGGATAGGCTATGAACTGGCAAAATTATTTGCAGAAAACGGATATCACCTTGTGATTGTATCCCGAAATCAGGAGCAATTACTGAATAGAGTAAATGAATTTAAAAAGTACGGCGTGAAGATAGTCGCAATGTCTAAAAACCTTTTTAAAAAAGATGACGTGTTTTCTCTGTATGCAGAATTAAAATTAAGCGGCATAAGTCCGGAAATCTTAGTGAATGATGCAGGACAGGGAGCTTATGGGAAATTTCAGGATACCGATATCTATCGTGAACTGGATATTGTGAATCTCAATATAAATTCTGTATTGATCTTGACAAAGCTTTTTTTGAAAGACCGTCTGGAAAAAGGGTCGGGTAAAATTTTGAATTTGGCCTCCATTGCCAGTAAAGCACCGGGACCGTGGCATTCCGTTTATCATGGAACCAAAGCCTTCATCCTATCTTGGTCGGAAGCTATTCGTGAAGAACTTAAAGATACAGGAATTACGGTTACAGCTCTTTTACCGGGCCCTACCGACACAGATTTCTTTAACAAAGCCAATATGAACCGAAGTAAGCTTCTGGAAGACAGAGATAACCTTTCCAATCCTGAAGAGGTAGCTAGAGATGGCTATGAAGCTCTTATGAATGGTGAGGATAAAGTGATCTCGGGTCTCAAGAATAAACTTACTGTAGCAATGTCTAATCTCGCAACCGACAGCATGGCTGCATATCGTATGGCGGAAATGCAGGAACCGGTAGAAAATAAATAA
- a CDS encoding thiol-disulfide oxidoreductase DCC family protein, translated as MEEKFKYKNIVFFDGDCGFCNFWVQWILERDKKDKFLFSSLQSDFGQKFLSERGLETKQFNTLYLLKSDGKYLMKSQAVLEIANLLGGIYSFLKIGYLLPRSLSDKIYDMVSRNRKKISAQKCFLPDQHQRKKIIEI; from the coding sequence ATGGAAGAGAAATTTAAGTATAAAAATATCGTGTTTTTTGATGGCGATTGCGGATTTTGCAATTTCTGGGTACAATGGATCTTAGAACGTGATAAAAAAGACAAATTCTTATTTTCTTCATTACAGTCTGATTTTGGTCAGAAGTTCTTATCAGAGCGAGGCCTGGAAACTAAACAATTTAATACGTTATATCTGCTAAAGTCCGATGGTAAGTATCTGATGAAATCGCAGGCAGTTTTAGAAATTGCAAATCTTCTCGGAGGAATTTATTCTTTCTTAAAAATAGGATACTTATTACCAAGATCACTGAGTGATAAAATATACGACATGGTTTCACGCAACAGAAAGAAAATTTCTGCCCAAAAGTGTTTTCTTCCCGATCAGCATCAAAGGAAAAAAATTATAGAAATATAA
- a CDS encoding Crp/Fnr family transcriptional regulator: protein MSIQERLLHSVEAIEEHYNAGDYIFREEATPQFYYQIVTGEVKLNSYKEDGKEFIQNILSDNSCFGESMLILGKPYPVNAVALTKCTILKVGRDQFFQLLQEHPEIFLDMYKTMSEKTSEKIVLMRKITSENAEERLMELMNQMKDSKENKDKFSFEIPHTRQQLASLTGLSVETAIRAIKRMERSEILIIKNGKIFY from the coding sequence ATGTCTATCCAAGAAAGACTTTTGCATTCGGTAGAAGCAATTGAAGAGCATTATAACGCTGGCGATTATATATTTCGTGAAGAGGCTACTCCGCAGTTTTATTATCAAATAGTTACCGGAGAAGTGAAACTGAACAGTTATAAGGAAGATGGCAAAGAATTTATCCAAAACATTCTTTCTGACAATTCATGTTTCGGCGAATCGATGCTCATTCTTGGGAAACCATATCCGGTAAATGCGGTTGCACTTACCAAATGTACCATTCTTAAGGTCGGGAGAGATCAGTTCTTCCAATTGCTGCAGGAGCATCCTGAGATTTTTCTGGATATGTATAAAACAATGTCTGAAAAGACCTCTGAAAAAATTGTGTTAATGCGAAAGATCACAAGCGAAAATGCTGAAGAGCGTCTTATGGAGCTTATGAATCAAATGAAAGATTCAAAAGAAAATAAAGATAAATTTTCGTTCGAAATTCCACATACAAGGCAGCAGCTGGCTTCGCTTACAGGGCTTTCTGTAGAAACTGCTATCAGAGCAATAAAGAGAATGGAGAGAAGTGAAATTCTGATTATAAAGAACGGTAAAATATTTTATTAA
- a CDS encoding Crp/Fnr family transcriptional regulator, with translation MVIKEDLLIIFGAEIIQLKKSELLFEENNSPEYYFQIKTGRIKLTNFQTENREFIQSIHKDGESVGEIFLFSKYKYPVNAVLMEDCTIFKLESPKLLKLLKSNFEIQMKFLDYIAERTYYSYIFLNSLTSEDATHQLLTLLNHLKNSQNKSERYSYKIPYTRKELAFLTGLRTETVIRTFKKMESENLIKIIKGRVYY, from the coding sequence ATGGTCATAAAAGAAGACTTGCTCATTATTTTTGGAGCAGAAATCATTCAATTAAAAAAATCCGAATTACTCTTTGAAGAAAATAATTCACCTGAATATTATTTTCAAATCAAAACGGGTAGAATAAAGCTTACAAATTTTCAGACCGAAAATAGAGAGTTTATCCAGAGTATTCATAAGGATGGTGAATCTGTTGGCGAAATATTCTTATTTTCCAAATACAAATATCCTGTTAATGCTGTTTTGATGGAAGATTGCACTATATTCAAATTAGAAAGTCCTAAGCTGTTAAAATTATTGAAGTCTAATTTTGAAATTCAGATGAAATTTCTGGATTATATAGCCGAAAGAACCTATTACAGCTATATTTTTTTAAACAGCTTAACCTCAGAAGATGCAACGCATCAATTACTTACTTTGCTTAATCATCTGAAAAACAGCCAAAATAAATCTGAACGTTATTCCTATAAAATCCCTTACACAAGAAAAGAGCTTGCTTTTTTAACAGGATTAAGAACCGAAACTGTCATAAGGACTTTTAAGAAAATGGAAAGCGAAAATCTAATTAAAATAATTAAAGGAAGAGTGTATTATTAA
- a CDS encoding Crp/Fnr family transcriptional regulator, translating to MVIKEEFLHSAGAKLKQYKTDETIFYEGEISGYYYQIVQGEVKLNNNNKDGKEFIQNILSKGQSFGELLLFGDKPYPMNAVAISDCTILRLDKADFLNMLEKSPHLYFDFCKGLSNQLYYKYIMLQKNSLESPEERLKGIMDYLKSFQQKQCMFSFQVPLTRQQLACLTGLRVETAIRAIKKLEKEKALKIINRKILY from the coding sequence ATGGTTATTAAAGAAGAATTTTTACACTCTGCAGGTGCAAAGTTAAAACAATATAAAACCGACGAAACTATTTTTTATGAAGGAGAAATCTCAGGATATTATTATCAGATCGTGCAGGGAGAGGTCAAGTTGAACAATAACAATAAGGACGGGAAAGAATTTATCCAAAATATATTATCCAAAGGCCAAAGTTTTGGCGAGTTATTGCTTTTCGGTGATAAGCCATATCCAATGAATGCCGTTGCCATTTCAGACTGTACCATTCTAAGATTAGATAAGGCGGATTTTTTGAATATGCTCGAAAAATCTCCTCACCTGTATTTTGATTTTTGCAAAGGCCTGTCAAATCAGCTTTACTACAAATACATTATGCTTCAAAAGAATTCTCTGGAATCTCCGGAAGAAAGACTAAAGGGGATTATGGATTATTTAAAAAGTTTCCAGCAAAAACAATGTATGTTTTCTTTTCAGGTTCCTTTAACGAGGCAGCAATTGGCCTGTCTTACAGGTCTGCGAGTAGAAACGGCAATAAGGGCTATAAAAAAACTGGAAAAAGAAAAGGCTCTTAAAATTATAAACAGAAAAATTTTGTACTGA
- a CDS encoding Crp/Fnr family transcriptional regulator: protein MIINEKFLFSAGAEVKEYNTGDVIFQDGASPLYYYQLTKGKVKLNNYNKEGKELIQKIISEGESLGESLLFIDKPYPVDAVALEQCTVIRLYRTNFFSMLNVYPHLYFNLCQGLSDFLYYQYIMLQANSSQNPAERIIGVIDYMKDSKKDHTPFSFKVPFTRQQIAALTGLCVETAIRTIKNMEKKKIVKIKDRKIYF, encoded by the coding sequence ATGATTATCAATGAAAAGTTTTTATTCTCAGCAGGTGCTGAAGTAAAAGAATATAATACCGGAGATGTTATCTTTCAGGATGGTGCTTCTCCTCTTTATTATTATCAATTAACGAAAGGAAAAGTAAAGCTCAATAATTATAATAAGGAAGGTAAAGAGCTTATCCAAAAAATAATCTCAGAAGGAGAAAGTCTGGGTGAGTCGCTGCTTTTTATCGACAAACCTTATCCTGTTGATGCTGTAGCTTTAGAGCAATGTACGGTTATAAGACTGTACAGGACCAATTTTTTCAGTATGCTGAATGTATATCCTCATCTGTATTTTAATCTATGTCAGGGATTGTCAGATTTTCTTTACTATCAGTATATAATGTTGCAGGCAAACTCGTCGCAGAATCCTGCTGAAAGAATAATTGGAGTCATAGATTATATGAAGGATTCAAAAAAAGATCATACTCCATTTTCTTTTAAAGTACCATTTACAAGGCAGCAAATTGCGGCTCTCACAGGCTTATGCGTTGAAACAGCAATCAGAACCATTAAAAATATGGAAAAGAAAAAGATCGTTAAGATTAAAGATCGGAAGATCTATTTTTAA
- a CDS encoding MarR family winged helix-turn-helix transcriptional regulator, with protein sequence MHFNIIKDVVQLLEKFESDNKSTVYSEDIEGFKAWIYDQKIQDKSNDHIDEPYWDGKEKGRTPESVISTLLVHLNRYAKMYSKSAIFDSDFITQEDFIYLINLKAFGAMTKIELIKKNVHEKPIGTLIINRLIKHGWIEQTGSSVDKRTKVIKITDKGLEALENQMTKIRKATHIVSGNLNYSDKMELIRILNKLADFHQPIFQRNTESKDLLDWVDQEYLSKQ encoded by the coding sequence ATGCATTTTAATATTATAAAAGATGTTGTTCAACTGCTTGAAAAATTTGAATCAGATAATAAATCTACTGTTTATTCGGAAGATATTGAAGGATTTAAAGCCTGGATTTATGATCAAAAGATTCAAGATAAAAGCAATGACCATATTGATGAGCCCTACTGGGATGGAAAGGAAAAAGGCAGAACGCCTGAAAGTGTTATAAGTACATTACTTGTTCATCTCAACAGATATGCCAAGATGTATTCTAAATCTGCAATATTCGATTCAGATTTTATTACACAGGAAGATTTTATTTATCTGATCAATCTCAAAGCTTTTGGAGCGATGACTAAAATTGAGCTTATAAAAAAGAATGTTCACGAAAAACCTATTGGAACTTTGATTATTAACCGTCTTATAAAACACGGATGGATCGAGCAGACGGGTTCTTCTGTGGATAAAAGAACAAAGGTTATAAAGATAACAGATAAAGGTCTGGAAGCCTTGGAAAACCAAATGACGAAGATTAGAAAGGCAACCCATATCGTATCAGGAAATCTTAATTATTCGGATAAAATGGAGCTTATTCGAATTCTTAACAAGCTTGCCGATTTTCATCAACCGATTTTTCAGCGAAATACAGAGAGCAAGGATTTGCTTGATTGGGTAGATCAGGAATATCTCTCAAAACAATAA
- a CDS encoding cyanophycinase, translating into MTPKGQLLIIGGKEDKDGNTPDMQENNNNFSPNEILKLLVKSKDDRIEVITVATSDPESMRETYTKTFEEIGYTNFDFLDIRDDQIHTDYHLKRVQAAKTVFFTGGDQSKIYETLQQSVLTQLLKEKYQNEEGFMIAGTSAGAMCIPKIVILEADNGEAMLEHDIELSSGLGFIENCIIDTHFVHRARFGRLAHAVILNQECWGIGLGEDTALLIEEGSKAICRGSGMVWLLNAKEIGKTNTRNVKKGSPIYAENLKVHILTDGCEINFNNNTFEEPDSGEE; encoded by the coding sequence ATGACACCCAAAGGACAATTATTAATTATAGGCGGTAAAGAAGACAAGGACGGAAATACTCCTGACATGCAGGAAAATAATAATAATTTTTCGCCCAATGAAATTCTTAAACTTTTAGTAAAATCTAAAGACGACCGTATTGAGGTTATCACTGTAGCAACTTCTGATCCCGAAAGTATGCGGGAAACCTACACAAAAACATTTGAAGAGATCGGATACACAAATTTCGATTTTCTGGATATCCGCGATGATCAGATTCATACAGATTATCATCTCAAAAGAGTCCAGGCTGCTAAAACCGTTTTTTTTACAGGAGGAGATCAGAGCAAGATCTACGAAACCTTACAGCAATCTGTCTTAACGCAACTTTTAAAAGAAAAATATCAGAATGAGGAAGGTTTTATGATTGCAGGAACCAGTGCAGGAGCCATGTGCATACCGAAAATTGTGATTCTAGAAGCCGATAACGGGGAAGCTATGCTGGAACATGATATTGAGCTGAGTTCCGGGCTGGGCTTTATCGAAAACTGTATTATTGATACACATTTTGTACACCGGGCGAGATTCGGAAGACTGGCACATGCTGTCATCTTGAATCAGGAATGTTGGGGAATAGGATTAGGGGAAGATACTGCCCTCCTGATAGAAGAAGGAAGCAAAGCAATCTGCCGCGGATCGGGAATGGTATGGCTTCTTAATGCAAAGGAAATCGGTAAGACCAACACTAGAAATGTAAAAAAAGGTTCTCCCATTTATGCAGAAAATCTTAAAGTTCATATTTTAACAGATGGTTGTGAAATTAATTTCAATAACAATACATTTGAAGAACCTGATTCGGGAGAAGAATAA
- a CDS encoding succinate dehydrogenase/fumarate reductase iron-sulfur subunit, which produces MNTRKNLNLTLKIWRQKNRKSKGKFELYKISDISTDASFLEMLDILNEQLINENKEPVAFDHDCREGICGMCSLYINGRAHGPDTGITTCQLHMRMFNDGDTIVIEPWRSVAFPVIKDLITDRSAFDRIMAAGGFISVNTSGNTLDANAIAVPKDDADKAMDAAACISCGACVACCPNGAAMLFVGAKVSHFALLPQGQIERKRRVLNMVKAMDEEGFGNCSVIGACEVECPKKISLDNIARMNREYINARISTK; this is translated from the coding sequence ATGAATACGAGAAAAAATTTAAATCTTACTTTAAAAATCTGGCGGCAGAAAAACAGAAAATCAAAAGGGAAATTTGAACTTTACAAAATTTCGGATATTTCTACCGATGCCTCATTTCTGGAAATGCTGGATATCCTTAATGAACAGTTAATTAATGAAAATAAAGAACCCGTAGCATTTGATCACGACTGCCGCGAAGGAATATGCGGAATGTGTTCTTTGTATATCAACGGAAGAGCACACGGTCCGGATACGGGGATTACGACCTGCCAGCTACACATGAGAATGTTCAATGATGGTGATACAATCGTTATTGAACCTTGGAGAAGCGTTGCATTTCCCGTTATTAAAGATTTAATTACAGATCGAAGTGCTTTTGACAGGATCATGGCGGCAGGCGGATTTATTTCTGTCAACACTTCAGGAAACACCTTGGATGCCAATGCTATTGCCGTTCCAAAAGATGATGCGGATAAAGCCATGGATGCTGCCGCATGTATCAGCTGCGGGGCTTGTGTTGCCTGCTGTCCGAATGGTGCTGCAATGCTTTTCGTAGGTGCCAAAGTTTCTCATTTTGCTTTACTTCCGCAAGGGCAAATTGAAAGAAAAAGAAGGGTTTTAAATATGGTAAAAGCAATGGACGAAGAAGGTTTTGGGAACTGCTCGGTTATCGGAGCCTGTGAAGTCGAATGTCCTAAAAAAATTTCTTTAGATAATATTGCAAGGATGAACAGAGAATATATAAACGCCCGGATCAGTACAAAATAA
- a CDS encoding YciE/YciF ferroxidase family protein, giving the protein MAKTATTSRNKSIAEKIVSAVTSTDDKNSSLKKFFVDALKDIYYAEEAIIEALKKMEEAATTEELKNAFEDHQLQTEKHVSRLEKVFKLLNEKPQKKKCEAIEGIIKEGQEIIKSTEEGSMTRDAALIIAAQKVEHYEIATYGGLVQLALTLGEDKAADLLEVTLQEEEDTDYILTEIAETSINFDAEQEG; this is encoded by the coding sequence ATGGCAAAAACAGCAACAACAAGTAGAAACAAAAGTATTGCAGAAAAAATAGTGTCAGCAGTTACCTCAACAGACGATAAAAACTCTTCATTGAAGAAATTTTTTGTAGATGCATTAAAAGATATCTATTACGCAGAGGAAGCAATAATAGAAGCTTTGAAAAAAATGGAGGAAGCGGCTACCACCGAAGAACTGAAAAATGCATTTGAAGATCATCAGCTACAGACAGAAAAACATGTAAGCCGTCTGGAAAAAGTTTTTAAATTGCTGAATGAAAAACCACAAAAGAAAAAGTGTGAAGCTATTGAAGGTATTATCAAAGAAGGTCAGGAAATAATAAAGTCTACAGAAGAAGGCTCTATGACCCGCGATGCCGCGCTGATTATCGCTGCACAAAAAGTAGAACATTACGAAATTGCTACCTACGGAGGTCTCGTACAGCTTGCCCTTACATTAGGTGAAGATAAAGCTGCAGACCTTCTTGAGGTAACTCTTCAGGAAGAAGAAGATACTGATTATATTCTTACGGAAATCGCGGAAACATCAATTAATTTTGATGCCGAACAAGAAGGCTAA
- a CDS encoding KGG domain-containing protein — protein MKNRNSNNRNSGNNSSNEGRSTLEEVYQLGYDHGFNDASEDEDYDDDFSDYEDEYEDYENEYDDDEEDYDDEEDYDDEEDDEDGRRNNGNQQRDSQGRFTSGGGRGRSGGGSRGGSGSGSGSRSGSGSGSRGGGSGRSSSGNGTSRRGFASMSKAERTRIARMGGEASHGGGRSSGSGRSGSGSGGNSGSGRGRGSNSGGNSGGSGSGNGTSRRGFASMSKAERTRIARMGGKASHGGGRSGGGRNS, from the coding sequence ATGAAAAATCGAAATTCAAACAATCGAAATTCAGGAAACAATTCTTCAAACGAAGGCAGATCTACTCTTGAGGAAGTATACCAATTAGGATACGACCATGGTTTTAACGATGCTTCGGAAGATGAAGATTATGATGATGATTTCTCAGATTATGAGGATGAATATGAAGATTACGAAAACGAATACGATGATGATGAGGAAGATTATGATGACGAGGAAGATTATGATGATGAAGAAGATGACGAAGACGGAAGAAGAAATAACGGAAACCAGCAAAGAGACAGCCAGGGAAGATTCACATCCGGAGGAGGAAGAGGAAGATCTGGCGGTGGTTCTCGTGGAGGTTCCGGTTCTGGGTCTGGTTCCAGATCAGGTTCAGGTTCTGGATCCAGAGGTGGAGGAAGTGGCAGGTCGTCATCAGGCAACGGAACTTCAAGAAGAGGTTTTGCTTCTATGAGTAAAGCTGAACGTACAAGAATTGCCAGAATGGGAGGTGAGGCTTCTCACGGAGGCGGAAGATCTTCCGGTTCAGGCAGATCAGGTTCAGGATCTGGCGGAAACAGCGGTTCTGGCAGAGGAAGAGGTTCCAATTCAGGTGGTAATAGCGGAGGATCAGGTTCAGGCAACGGAACCTCAAGAAGAGGTTTTGCTTCTATGAGCAAAGCTGAACGTACAAGAATTGCCAGAATGGGAGGTAAGGCTTCTCATGGCGGTGGCAGATCAGGAGGCGGCCGTAATTCTTAG
- a CDS encoding cytochrome C: MTKDRSKVFLFVDDDPAPIAELDTPIVFDLDTKKLTDGEHILKIVSHSPTGKEGIRKIHFTVSNGPAIRIEGLKDKDVVDGTLSLMINAYDKGNQKSFLINGSETPQTIPFWIWIIIILFTGWAIYYEITSANIQ; encoded by the coding sequence ATGACTAAAGACAGAAGTAAAGTTTTTCTTTTTGTAGACGATGATCCTGCCCCTATTGCAGAACTGGATACTCCTATCGTTTTTGATCTGGATACTAAGAAACTTACAGACGGGGAGCATATTCTTAAAATTGTAAGCCATTCACCGACAGGAAAAGAAGGAATCCGGAAAATACATTTTACAGTATCAAACGGACCCGCTATAAGAATCGAAGGGCTGAAAGATAAAGATGTTGTAGACGGAACATTGTCATTAATGATAAATGCCTACGATAAAGGAAACCAAAAGAGTTTTCTCATCAACGGGAGTGAAACGCCACAAACGATTCCATTCTGGATATGGATTATCATTATTTTATTTACAGGTTGGGCAATTTATTATGAGATAACAAGTGCCAACATACAGTAA
- a CDS encoding cytochrome c has translation MMLLNDHRILFGSALGLFVFLTFYIAIIPAMENQKINQPLPRQSKVLTKDEKAGKMVYIENGCVACHTQQVRSVEMDNVFGKRPSIPADFAINRRTDFWRNTANLMGTQRAGPDLTNVGERQPSAEWHLIHLFQPRAAVEASIMPSYEFLFIERDYLQPGDVEVKVPEKFLKNKRKKIVATPKVLQLVAYLKSLKQTDYTDKSIVPAFLYKQKKKEEGGGGEGGENLPDGGELFTANCASCHQANGEGVPGAFPPLKGSPVVGGGDLELYVTIIMKGYDPRPEFATMPPVGTNANFTPEDVTAIINHERTSWGNNAQKVSVKEIKVIMDKIK, from the coding sequence ATGATGCTATTAAATGATCATAGGATACTTTTCGGATCGGCACTTGGCCTCTTTGTATTTCTTACATTTTACATTGCGATTATTCCTGCCATGGAAAATCAGAAAATCAATCAGCCTCTGCCTCGTCAGTCAAAAGTTTTAACTAAAGATGAGAAAGCAGGAAAAATGGTTTATATCGAAAATGGATGCGTTGCCTGCCATACCCAACAGGTAAGAAGCGTAGAAATGGATAATGTTTTTGGGAAAAGACCAAGTATCCCTGCCGATTTTGCTATTAACAGAAGAACAGATTTCTGGAGAAATACGGCCAATCTGATGGGAACACAGCGAGCCGGCCCCGATCTTACCAATGTGGGAGAAAGACAGCCAAGTGCAGAATGGCATCTTATTCACCTGTTTCAGCCCAGAGCAGCTGTTGAAGCTTCTATCATGCCTTCGTATGAGTTTCTTTTCATAGAAAGAGATTATCTGCAGCCCGGTGATGTTGAAGTGAAAGTCCCTGAAAAGTTTTTAAAAAATAAAAGGAAAAAAATTGTTGCTACCCCAAAAGTTCTTCAGTTGGTCGCTTATCTAAAATCTTTGAAACAAACAGATTATACAGATAAATCAATTGTTCCGGCATTTCTTTACAAACAAAAGAAAAAAGAAGAAGGTGGTGGAGGTGAAGGAGGAGAAAACCTTCCGGATGGTGGAGAATTATTCACGGCCAATTGTGCGTCTTGTCATCAGGCAAACGGAGAAGGTGTTCCGGGAGCATTTCCGCCATTGAAGGGTAGTCCTGTTGTCGGAGGTGGAGATCTGGAGCTATATGTAACGATCATTATGAAAGGCTACGATCCGAGACCGGAATTTGCAACGATGCCTCCCGTAGGAACCAATGCGAATTTTACCCCGGAAGATGTTACGGCAATTATAAATCATGAAAGAACGAGCTGGGGAAACAATGCCCAGAAAGTGAGTGTAAAAGAAATAAAAGTTATCATGGATAAAATTAAATAA
- a CDS encoding cbb3-type cytochrome c oxidase subunit I, with protein sequence MAESSLFNQTGIQITLALMLIIIIAGLIIVVLKFLSVYSNILRRREYLEIQKKIQKLSPEELQEYEKREQELNYEQTQNQLSGSFSPSDEKGMIRNINSVENFRFFPTKRRTSSFLNYVSPELTKLILWFLGTAIAWLIIGTTFGLYAGIKYVVPDVEHTSWLSFGRLRPAHTNAVFWGWASLAMVGLSHYVVTRVSNVENYNIKSGYISLILINAAVLAGTISLLAGVNNGGGEYREYIWPIMITFGIGVAISTFNLFKPVANRIVKEIYISNWYIISGFMFIVIVILVGYIPVWQNGVGETITQGYYMHQAIGMWFMMINLGLMYYFLPQQLNKPIYSYSLGALAFWTHVLFYTLIGTHHFIFSAIPWRLQTTAIIASVGMLIPVAAGTTNFLLTFNGAWYQLKTSYTLPFYFMAIIFYFTGSFQGTVEAFRYTNLLWHFTDFTVSHSHLTMYGIITFMIWAFSYTLIPRLTGKEPPKILVGIHFWLALIGLLMYVIALMIGGTQTGLMWMKKKPFIDGVINMFPFWLWRAIGGTFMWISHLIFAYNFYRMVRTKEDVIIPRTPAEILAAKRQFGNTEFNS encoded by the coding sequence ATGGCAGAATCGTCATTATTTAATCAGACCGGTATACAAATTACATTGGCTTTAATGCTGATCATCATTATCGCCGGTTTGATTATCGTAGTTCTCAAATTCTTATCAGTATATTCTAATATTTTAAGGCGCAGGGAATACTTAGAAATCCAAAAAAAAATCCAGAAGCTCAGCCCTGAAGAACTTCAGGAATACGAAAAAAGAGAACAGGAACTGAACTACGAGCAGACTCAAAACCAGCTTTCAGGAAGCTTTTCTCCGTCTGATGAGAAAGGAATGATCAGAAATATCAATTCTGTTGAAAACTTCAGGTTTTTCCCTACTAAAAGAAGAACCTCTTCTTTTCTCAATTATGTATCTCCGGAACTTACCAAGCTTATTCTATGGTTTTTAGGAACCGCAATAGCATGGCTGATTATCGGAACGACATTCGGACTTTATGCGGGGATAAAATATGTAGTTCCTGATGTGGAACATACAAGCTGGCTCAGTTTCGGAAGACTGCGCCCGGCACATACCAATGCGGTATTTTGGGGATGGGCTTCGCTGGCAATGGTCGGTCTGTCGCATTATGTGGTAACCAGAGTGAGCAATGTTGAAAACTACAACATTAAAAGCGGTTATATTTCTCTTATTCTCATTAATGCCGCAGTATTGGCAGGAACCATATCACTGTTAGCAGGAGTCAACAACGGCGGCGGAGAATACCGCGAATATATCTGGCCGATTATGATCACTTTCGGTATCGGAGTAGCCATTTCTACGTTTAATCTGTTTAAACCTGTTGCCAATAGGATCGTTAAAGAAATCTATATCTCAAATTGGTATATTATTTCAGGATTTATGTTCATTGTCATTGTTATTTTGGTAGGATATATCCCTGTATGGCAAAATGGTGTCGGGGAAACCATTACACAGGGATATTATATGCATCAGGCAATTGGTATGTGGTTTATGATGATCAATCTTGGGCTTATGTATTATTTTCTTCCTCAGCAGCTTAATAAGCCAATTTACTCTTACAGTTTGGGGGCTTTGGCATTCTGGACACATGTTTTGTTCTATACCTTAATAGGAACCCATCATTTTATTTTCAGTGCTATTCCGTGGAGGTTACAGACCACTGCCATTATTGCAAGTGTGGGAATGCTGATTCCTGTGGCAGCGGGAACAACCAACTTTCTTTTGACCTTCAACGGGGCTTGGTATCAGCTGAAAACAAGCTATACTCTTCCTTTTTATTTTATGGCAATTATATTTTATTTTACCGGATCATTCCAGGGAACGGTAGAAGCTTTCAGATATACCAACCTGCTTTGGCACTTTACAGATTTTACCGTTTCGCATTCACACTTAACGATGTATGGTATTATCACATTTATGATATGGGCATTTTCTTACACACTAATTCCCAGACTTACGGGAAAAGAACCGCCAAAAATATTAGTCGGAATACATTTCTGGCTTGCTTTAATAGGTTTATTAATGTATGTCATTGCCTTAATGATCGGAGGTACACAGACAGGGCTGATGTGGATGAAGAAAAAACCTTTTATAGACGGTGTTATCAATATGTTTCCTTTCTGGCTCTGGAGAGCAATCGGCGGAACATTCATGTGGATTTCCCATCTCATCTTTGCGTATAATTTTTATCGAATGGTAAGAACAAAAGAAGACGTAATAATTCCCAGAACACCAGCAGAAATATTAGCTGCCAAAAGGCAGTTTGGAAATACCGAGTTTAACTCATAA